One genomic segment of Anguilla anguilla isolate fAngAng1 chromosome 2, fAngAng1.pri, whole genome shotgun sequence includes these proteins:
- the grem2b gene encoding gremlin-2b — MYWRLVLSVLLAGVLCEVAESRKPRPPGSIPSPYKGNGNTSDKQARKRVLASSQEALVVTERKYLKSDWCKTQPLRQTVSEEGCRSRTVINRFCYGQCNSFYIPRHIKKEQESFQSCAFCRPHKFTTLTVELDCPDLQPTFRHRKIQRVKQCRCISVDVSESDKQ; from the coding sequence ATGTACTGGCGGTTGGTTCTGTCCGTGTTGCTGGCAGGCGTTCTGTGCGAGGTGGCGGAGAGCAGGAAGCCCCGGCCACCGGGGTCCATCCCCTCGCCCTACAAGGGCAACGGCAACACCTCGGACAAGCAGGCGCGCAAGCGGGTGCTGGCCTCCAGCCAGGAGGCCCTGGTGGTGACCGAGAGGAAGTACCTGAAGAGCGACTGGTGCAAGACGCAGCCGCTGAGGCAGACGGTGAGCGAGGAGGGCTGCCGCAGCCGCACCGTCATCAACCGCTTCTGCTACGGCCAGTGCAACTCCTTCTACATCCCGCGGCACATCAAGAAGGAGCAGGAGTCCTTCCAGTCCTGCGCCTTCTGCCGGCCGCACAAGTTCACCACACTCACCGTGGAGCTGGACTGCCCTGACCTGCAGCCCACCTTCCGCCACCGCAAGATCCAGCGGGTCAAGCAGTGCCGCTGCATATCGGTCGACGTCAGCGAGTCCGACAAGCAGTGA